In Rutidosis leptorrhynchoides isolate AG116_Rl617_1_P2 unplaced genomic scaffold, CSIRO_AGI_Rlap_v1 contig437, whole genome shotgun sequence, one genomic interval encodes:
- the LOC139883697 gene encoding uncharacterized protein translates to MLQLFFAVAFSAVPLTLYIPPIRSLNLFVETLEDLLRQTTVYTLRAYPLIRVAVARLLQSIFH, encoded by the coding sequence ATGCTTCAGCTTTTCTTCGCGGTGGCGTTCTCGGCGGTCCCTCTAACTCTCTACATACCGCCGATTCGCAGTCTCAACCTCTTCGTCGAGACGCTAGAGGATTTGCTCCGTCAGACCACCGTTTACACTCTCAGGGCCTATCCTCTAATCCGCGTCGCCGTCGCTCGGCTCCTCCAATCAATTTTTCACAT